A window of Cellulomonas fimi contains these coding sequences:
- a CDS encoding LamB/YcsF family protein gives MGARIDLNCDLGEGLDDWVPGVAGLESRLLDVVTSANVACGFHAGDERVMAAVCRAAAERGVAVGAQVSYRDREGFGRRFLDVPPDVLRADVLEQVRALRRAAAASGARLSYVKPHGALYNAVVHHAEQAAAVVDAVVESGGDDPLPVVGLPGAVVLDLARDRGLRAVAEAFADRGYRADGTLVPRSEPGALVVEPDEVVQRVLSMAVRRQVVAVDGAVVPVDAESVCVHSDTPGATVLAAAVRRALDDAGVAVGPFV, from the coding sequence ATGGGTGCGCGCATCGACCTCAACTGCGACCTCGGCGAAGGCCTCGACGACTGGGTGCCCGGCGTCGCGGGGCTCGAGTCGCGCCTGCTGGACGTCGTCACCAGCGCCAACGTCGCGTGCGGGTTCCACGCGGGCGACGAGCGGGTCATGGCCGCCGTGTGCAGGGCGGCGGCCGAGCGGGGCGTCGCCGTCGGTGCTCAGGTGTCGTACCGCGACCGGGAGGGCTTCGGGCGACGGTTCCTCGACGTCCCGCCCGACGTCCTGCGGGCCGACGTCCTCGAGCAGGTGCGGGCGCTGCGCCGGGCGGCGGCGGCCTCGGGGGCGCGGCTCTCCTACGTCAAGCCGCACGGCGCGCTCTACAACGCGGTCGTGCACCACGCGGAGCAGGCCGCGGCGGTCGTGGACGCGGTGGTCGAGTCCGGCGGCGACGACCCGCTGCCCGTCGTCGGGCTGCCGGGGGCCGTCGTGCTCGACCTCGCGCGCGACCGCGGGCTGCGAGCGGTGGCGGAGGCGTTCGCGGACCGCGGCTACCGCGCCGACGGCACGCTCGTGCCCCGCAGCGAGCCCGGGGCGCTCGTCGTCGAGCCCGACGAGGTCGTGCAGCGCGTGCTGTCGATGGCGGTGCGGCGACAGGTCGTGGCGGTGGACGGGGCGGTCGTGCCGGTCGACGCCGAGTCGGTGTGCGTGCACTCGGACACCCCGGGGGCCACCGTGCTCGCGGCGGCCGTGCGGCGTGCGCTCGACGACGCGGGCGTCGCCGTCGGGCCGTTCGTCTGA
- a CDS encoding biotin-dependent carboxyltransferase family protein: MTGGTDGSPTLEVVDPGVLTLVQDLGRPGWAHVGVGRSGAADAAALRLANRLVANPDGAAGLELLMGGLRVRARGPVTVALAGAPAPAWVGGVRVGMHAPVEVPDGAEVRVGPPVRGLRTYLAVRGGLDVVPVLGSRATDRLGGIGPAPLAAGDVLPVGPPPSEGPPVDVAAVRPWPEGPRRLPVVPGPHADWFDGGIDAVCGADGFRVTPSSDRVALRLDGPRVVRVPAREGAELPSLGLVPGAVQVPPDGLPVVFGVDHPVTGGYPVVAVVRASALGVVAQVRPGEPVRFVRA, translated from the coding sequence ATGACGGGGGGCACCGACGGCTCGCCGACGCTGGAGGTCGTCGACCCCGGGGTCCTCACGCTCGTGCAGGACCTCGGCCGGCCGGGGTGGGCGCACGTGGGCGTCGGGCGGTCGGGGGCGGCGGACGCGGCGGCGCTGCGGCTGGCGAACCGGCTCGTCGCGAACCCCGACGGCGCCGCGGGTCTGGAGCTGCTCATGGGTGGCCTGCGGGTGCGGGCGCGCGGGCCGGTGACGGTGGCGCTGGCCGGTGCTCCGGCGCCGGCGTGGGTCGGGGGCGTCCGGGTCGGGATGCACGCGCCCGTCGAGGTGCCGGACGGTGCGGAGGTGCGGGTCGGCCCGCCGGTGCGCGGCCTGCGGACGTACCTGGCGGTGCGCGGCGGGCTGGACGTCGTCCCGGTGCTCGGGTCGCGGGCGACGGACCGGCTGGGCGGGATCGGTCCGGCGCCGCTCGCGGCGGGCGACGTGCTGCCGGTGGGGCCGCCGCCGTCGGAGGGGCCGCCCGTCGACGTCGCGGCGGTGCGCCCGTGGCCGGAGGGTCCGCGGCGGCTCCCGGTCGTCCCGGGTCCGCACGCGGACTGGTTCGACGGCGGGATCGACGCGGTGTGCGGCGCGGACGGCTTCCGGGTGACGCCGTCGTCGGACCGGGTGGCGTTGCGGCTGGACGGTCCCCGGGTCGTGCGCGTCCCGGCCCGGGAGGGTGCGGAGCTGCCGTCGCTGGGGCTGGTGCCCGGAGCGGTGCAGGTGCCGCCGGACGGGCTTCCGGTGGTGTTCGGCGTCGACCACCCGGTGACGGGCGGGTACCCGGTGGTGGCGGTCGTGCGGGCGTCGGCTCTGGGGGTGGTGGCGCAGGTGCGACCGGGCGAGCCGGTCCGGTTCGTCCGGGCCTGA
- a CDS encoding 5-oxoprolinase subunit B family protein, with protein sequence MTTALHVVPFGDDALLVEVADLAAVRRLDDALRRAREGAGGRTDATAGAADRGSAAGAADRGSGDTSGGSSVWRTVVDQVPAATTVLLRTAPGADLAALAAAVRRVGSDAGAVDVAGGAAATEVVELPAVYDGADLAEVAAMAGLTVDEVVERHSTATYTVAFGGFMPGFAYLVGLDPVLRVPRRATPRERVPRGALAVADEFTAVYPAATPGGWRLLGRCDVPLFDVTRTPPALLAPGTRVRFVRAPAPEPDA encoded by the coding sequence ATGACTACCGCGCTGCACGTCGTGCCGTTCGGCGACGACGCGCTGCTCGTCGAGGTCGCGGACCTCGCCGCGGTGCGCCGGCTGGACGACGCGCTGCGCCGCGCCCGCGAGGGGGCCGGGGGCCGCACCGACGCCACGGCGGGTGCGGCCGACCGGGGGTCGGCGGCGGGGGCGGCCGACCGGGGGTCGGGGGACACGTCCGGCGGGTCGTCGGTGTGGCGCACGGTCGTCGACCAGGTGCCCGCGGCGACGACGGTGCTGCTGCGGACCGCGCCGGGCGCGGACCTCGCGGCGCTCGCGGCGGCGGTGCGGCGGGTCGGGTCGGACGCCGGTGCTGTCGACGTCGCCGGTGGCGCCGCGGCGACGGAGGTCGTCGAGCTGCCCGCGGTCTACGACGGCGCGGACCTCGCGGAGGTCGCGGCGATGGCCGGGCTCACCGTCGACGAGGTCGTCGAGCGGCACAGCACGGCGACGTACACGGTCGCGTTCGGCGGGTTCATGCCGGGCTTCGCGTACCTCGTGGGGCTGGACCCGGTGCTGCGGGTGCCGCGTCGGGCGACGCCGCGCGAACGGGTCCCGCGCGGGGCGCTCGCGGTGGCGGACGAGTTCACCGCCGTGTACCCGGCGGCGACGCCCGGCGGGTGGCGGCTGCTGGGACGGTGCGACGTGCCGCTCTTCGACGTGACCCGCACCCCGCCGGCGCTGCTCGCGCCCGGCACCCGCGTGCGGTTCGTGCGTGCGCCCGCGCCGGAGCCCGACGCATGA
- a CDS encoding DUF4244 domain-containing protein, translated as MTTTTATSAGSASDGTDTTAALPGRSGAGPVPGRRRLVAARARQRVRACGRLGATVSRRVREVGVDAGMATAEYAIVTLAAVGFAGLLVVILKGGEVKSLLTGIVRQALSQ; from the coding sequence ATGACGACGACCACGGCCACGAGCGCGGGCAGCGCGTCGGACGGCACGGACACGACGGCAGCCCTGCCGGGGCGGTCGGGCGCGGGCCCCGTCCCCGGGAGGCGGCGCCTCGTGGCAGCCCGGGCGCGACAGCGTGTCCGGGCGTGCGGTCGGCTGGGCGCGACGGTGTCACGCCGCGTGCGGGAGGTCGGGGTGGACGCCGGCATGGCGACCGCCGAGTACGCGATCGTGACGTTGGCGGCGGTGGGCTTCGCGGGTCTGCTGGTCGTGATTCTCAAGGGCGGTGAGGTGAAGAGCCTGCTCACCGGCATCGTCCGGCAGGCGCTGTCGCAGTGA
- a CDS encoding TadE family type IV pilus minor pilin, translating to MRSARADTAVPVPGGGAAAGGAVRDGGVDALGAVRNGGVDALGAARDGGVVTAGAVRNSGVDALGAARDGGVVTAGAVRNGGVDALGAARDGGVVTAGAVRNGGVDALGAAQDGGVVTAGAVRNGGVDALGAAQDGGVVTAGAARDGRVDTLGAVRDGGVDSPGGARDAGSVTAELAIGLPVVVLLLVVVLAVVGAGLTRAQCLDGARAGARALALGESPADAAATARRVAGDGARVRTTHDGDWVTVVVEAQVPVGGLRLGPLEARGSATARVEP from the coding sequence GTGCGATCGGCTCGCGCCGACACGGCCGTGCCCGTGCCGGGCGGCGGAGCTGCCGCGGGCGGAGCCGTGCGGGACGGTGGCGTCGACGCCCTCGGCGCGGTGCGGAACGGTGGCGTCGACGCCCTCGGCGCGGCGCGGGACGGTGGCGTCGTCACCGCCGGCGCGGTGCGGAACAGTGGCGTCGACGCCCTCGGCGCGGCGCGGGACGGTGGCGTCGTCACCGCCGGCGCGGTGCGGAACGGTGGCGTCGACGCCCTCGGCGCGGCGCGGGACGGTGGCGTCGTCACCGCCGGCGCGGTGCGGAACGGTGGCGTCGACGCCCTCGGCGCGGCGCAGGACGGTGGCGTCGTCACCGCCGGCGCGGTGCGGAACGGTGGCGTCGACGCCCTCGGCGCGGCGCAGGACGGTGGCGTCGTCACCGCCGGCGCGGCGCGGGACGGTCGAGTCGACACCCTCGGTGCCGTGCGTGACGGTGGCGTCGACAGCCCCGGTGGGGCGCGGGACGCCGGGAGCGTCACCGCCGAGCTCGCGATCGGGCTGCCCGTCGTCGTGCTGCTCCTCGTCGTGGTGCTGGCCGTCGTCGGTGCCGGGCTGACGCGCGCGCAGTGCCTCGACGGAGCGCGCGCCGGCGCTCGCGCGCTCGCGCTCGGGGAGTCACCCGCCGACGCCGCCGCGACGGCGCGACGGGTCGCGGGCGACGGCGCGCGCGTCCGGACGACCCACGACGGCGACTGGGTGACGGTCGTCGTCGAGGCGCAGGTCCCGGTCGGCGGGCTGCGGCTGGGGCCGCTGGAGGCGCGCGGGTCGGCGACCGCGCGGGTCGAGCCGTGA
- a CDS encoding DEAD/DEAH box helicase, whose product MVRTGELLDALLAGGRRADRLTHVRHLPAREGVRAPWPAWADADVVRGYRQLGVEQPWAHQAVAADAAWAGRHTVLSTSTGSGKSLAFWLPALTAARGASAASTLDPGRIETVARRATTLYLCPTKALAAGQLAALDALLGAAGLRDVRVATADGDTSLDERRWVQEHADVVLTNPDFVHFALLPQHRRWARLLGALRYVVVDECHAFRGVFGAHVGLVLRRLQRVARSYGASPVFLLASATTADPAVSAARLVGVPAEDVTAVTEDASPAGRKTFVLWQPPLLPGGDAPWSDLLPDEDPWATPVGPPGGAVRPDAPGPPAPDDPWTVDDPAAPTEVWPAGDAGGPAVVVSPAVSHVEARAQTADAVVDPSASGPSGTGERVVTEPHDGPRRTATAEVADLLTDLVVAGARTLAFTRSRRAAESVAAATRDHLRDVDPDLARAVSAYRGGYLPEERRGLERAIRSGDLRALATTNALELGIDISGLDAVLVAGWPGTRVSLWQQAGRAGRAGADGLVALVAREDPLDTFLVHHPEAIFDTPVEATVFDTGNPYVLAPHLCAAAAEIPLRAEELDVFGASAPVLLAELVERGALRRRPSGWYWTHAEPATRLTDLRGSGGDPVRVVESVTGRLLGTVDAASADATVHDGAVYVHQGATFVVDELHLEDGVALVTRRDVDYGTWARWVTSTEIVSVDEETSWGPVTWGFGAVDVTTQVLGYQRKRIPDLQVLGSTDLDLPPRTLRTAAAWWTAPADVLEAAGVTVEAAPGALHAAEHASIGLLPLLATCDRWDLGGLSTALHADTGHATVFVHDAYPGGAGFAEHGFRVAATWLRATRDAIASCPCPSGCPACVQSPKCGNANNPLDKAAAVRLLDVVLAHAPQPG is encoded by the coding sequence GTGGTCCGGACCGGTGAGCTGCTCGACGCGCTGCTCGCCGGAGGACGGCGAGCGGACCGCCTCACGCACGTCCGCCATCTCCCCGCCCGTGAGGGCGTCCGTGCGCCGTGGCCGGCGTGGGCCGACGCGGACGTCGTCCGGGGGTACCGGCAGCTCGGCGTCGAGCAGCCGTGGGCGCACCAGGCGGTCGCGGCCGACGCGGCGTGGGCCGGACGGCACACGGTGCTCTCCACGTCGACCGGCTCGGGCAAGTCGCTCGCCTTCTGGTTGCCCGCGCTGACGGCCGCCCGCGGCGCGAGCGCGGCGAGCACGCTCGACCCGGGTCGCATCGAGACCGTCGCCCGGCGCGCGACCACCCTCTACCTGTGCCCGACGAAGGCCCTCGCGGCAGGGCAGCTCGCCGCACTCGACGCGCTGCTCGGCGCCGCGGGCCTGCGCGACGTGCGCGTCGCGACCGCGGACGGTGACACGTCGCTCGACGAGCGGCGCTGGGTCCAGGAGCACGCCGACGTGGTCCTCACGAACCCCGACTTCGTGCACTTCGCGCTGCTCCCGCAGCACCGCCGGTGGGCGCGCCTGCTGGGCGCGCTGCGGTACGTGGTCGTCGACGAGTGCCACGCGTTCCGCGGCGTGTTCGGCGCGCACGTCGGCCTGGTGCTCCGACGGCTGCAACGCGTCGCGCGCTCGTACGGCGCCTCCCCCGTGTTCCTCCTCGCGTCGGCCACGACCGCCGACCCCGCGGTGAGCGCCGCGCGCCTCGTCGGGGTGCCCGCCGAGGACGTCACCGCGGTCACCGAGGACGCGTCGCCGGCCGGTCGCAAGACGTTCGTGCTGTGGCAGCCGCCGCTGCTCCCCGGTGGCGACGCACCGTGGAGCGACCTGCTGCCCGACGAGGACCCGTGGGCGACTCCGGTCGGCCCGCCCGGAGGTGCCGTCCGCCCCGACGCTCCCGGCCCGCCCGCACCGGACGACCCGTGGACCGTCGACGACCCCGCCGCCCCCACGGAGGTCTGGCCGGCCGGCGACGCCGGCGGACCGGCCGTCGTCGTCTCGCCCGCGGTGTCGCACGTCGAGGCGCGTGCGCAGACGGCCGACGCGGTCGTCGACCCGTCGGCGTCCGGACCGTCCGGGACGGGCGAGCGCGTGGTGACCGAGCCGCACGACGGGCCTCGCCGCACCGCGACCGCGGAGGTGGCCGACCTCCTGACGGACCTCGTCGTCGCCGGCGCGCGCACGCTCGCGTTCACCCGGTCGCGGCGGGCGGCCGAGTCGGTCGCCGCGGCGACGCGGGACCACCTGCGTGACGTCGACCCCGACCTGGCGCGCGCCGTGTCCGCCTACCGCGGCGGCTACCTGCCGGAGGAGCGCCGTGGCCTGGAACGCGCGATCCGCTCCGGCGACCTGCGCGCGCTGGCGACGACCAACGCGCTCGAGCTGGGCATCGACATCTCCGGGCTCGACGCGGTGCTCGTCGCGGGCTGGCCGGGCACGCGGGTGTCGCTGTGGCAGCAGGCGGGACGAGCGGGCCGCGCCGGCGCCGACGGGCTGGTCGCGCTCGTCGCGCGCGAGGACCCGCTCGACACGTTCCTCGTCCACCACCCCGAGGCGATCTTCGACACTCCTGTCGAGGCGACCGTGTTCGACACCGGGAACCCGTACGTCCTGGCGCCGCACCTGTGCGCCGCGGCCGCGGAGATCCCGCTGCGCGCCGAGGAGCTCGACGTGTTCGGGGCGTCCGCACCCGTCCTGCTGGCCGAGCTCGTCGAGCGCGGGGCGCTGCGCCGCCGCCCGTCGGGCTGGTACTGGACGCACGCCGAGCCGGCGACCCGCCTGACCGACCTTCGCGGCTCGGGCGGCGACCCCGTCCGCGTCGTCGAGTCGGTCACGGGCCGGCTGCTCGGGACCGTCGACGCGGCGTCGGCGGACGCGACCGTGCACGACGGCGCGGTCTACGTGCACCAGGGGGCGACGTTCGTCGTCGACGAGCTGCACCTGGAGGACGGCGTCGCGCTCGTCACCCGCCGCGACGTGGACTACGGGACGTGGGCGCGGTGGGTCACCTCCACGGAGATCGTCTCGGTCGACGAGGAGACGTCGTGGGGGCCGGTCACGTGGGGGTTCGGGGCCGTCGACGTCACGACCCAGGTCCTCGGCTACCAGCGCAAACGCATCCCCGACCTCCAGGTGCTCGGCTCCACGGACCTCGACCTGCCGCCCCGCACGCTGCGGACCGCCGCCGCCTGGTGGACCGCACCCGCCGACGTCCTGGAGGCCGCCGGTGTCACGGTCGAGGCGGCGCCCGGGGCCCTGCACGCCGCGGAGCACGCGTCGATCGGGCTCCTGCCGCTCCTCGCGACGTGCGACCGGTGGGACCTCGGCGGCCTGTCCACGGCCCTGCACGCCGACACGGGGCACGCCACGGTCTTCGTGCACGACGCCTACCCCGGTGGCGCCGGGTTCGCGGAGCACGGCTTCCGCGTCGCGGCCACGTGGCTCCGGGCGACGCGCGACGCCATCGCGTCGTGCCCGTGCCCGAGCGGCTGCCCCGCGTGCGTGCAGTCGCCGAAGTGCGGCAACGCGAACAACCCGCTCGACAAGGCGGCTGCCGTGCGGCTGCTCGACGTGGTGCTCGCGCACGCACCCCAGCCGGGCTGA
- a CDS encoding Rv3654c family TadE-like protein, with product MPTGGRRHGGGPVRRRPHGDDGAVTVVLAAVVAVALVLAAVLGAVASAHTGRLRAQTVADLAALAAAEEVRRGGDACATARQVAARNGARVVACSTEGSGVVRVDAVVRTGAGDAVATAWAGPRPRGAR from the coding sequence ATGCCGACGGGCGGGCGGCGGCACGGTGGCGGCCCGGTGCGTCGACGACCGCACGGTGACGACGGGGCCGTCACGGTTGTGCTGGCGGCGGTCGTCGCCGTCGCGCTCGTCCTGGCGGCTGTGCTGGGGGCCGTGGCGTCGGCGCACACGGGTCGGCTGCGTGCGCAGACGGTGGCCGACCTGGCCGCCCTCGCCGCGGCGGAGGAGGTGCGACGCGGCGGAGACGCCTGCGCGACGGCGCGTCAGGTCGCCGCGCGCAACGGTGCGCGGGTCGTGGCGTGCTCCACGGAGGGGAGCGGTGTGGTCCGCGTCGACGCGGTCGTCCGGACGGGTGCCGGCGACGCCGTCGCGACGGCGTGGGCCGGACCTCGTCCTCGCGGTGCCCGATGA